Within the Nocardioides humi genome, the region TCCGCAGGGTCGGCCCCAGGAGCAGGCTGCTCCACGCCGGGTAGTCGCCGGGTGCCATGCCCTGCGTGGGAGCGATCAGCTCGGCGATCAACTGGTTCTCGCCGGGCGAGTTGGCCTCGCCCAGTCCGGTCATCGCGTACTCGTAGGACTGCACGGTGGCGCCGGGCGGCGGCCCGATGGCCGCGGGGGCCTCGGGATCGTCGGTGCTCGCGGCGTCGCTCGGCGTACTGGTGGCGGGCCACACGGCGTCGGCCTCGGCCGCACCGGGAAGCGTCACCCGCGGCGCCGGGGTCGTCCCGACCTGACCGGTGACATAGGGGCACCGGGGCTTGGGGGTGCCCTTGGTGTAGGTGACCTTGTCCTGGCCGGCGAGGTACCTGCTCCGGGTCGGCACGACCTGCAGCACGGCGTGCAGGCCGGGCTCGCCGGCGCCCTTGCCCAGTGCCTGCTCCATCTTCGGGATGTAGTCGCGCACCGCGCGGAACAGGCACGGGAACTGGGACGCGTACGGCGCCGTGGCCCGCAGCGCGCGCCGGCTCTCCTTCGACAGCACCGTGATCGTCTGGTGGTTCTTGCCCACCCAGCCGGCGGTGGTGTCGGCGGAGCCGATGACGCTGGCGTAGACATCACGTAGCTGGGTCTGCTTGTCGACCAGGAGCTCGGCGCTGGTCGTCATCGTGGCGAGGGCGTCGAGCAGGTCGGGCGCGGCGACGTTCCACTCCTCGGCGACCCGGCCGAGCCGGACGAGGTCGTCGGCCATCTGCGGCACGAGCGGCTCGAGCTTGGTCAGATAGCGCTGCCACAGCGCCATCGTGTCGCCGATCTCCTCGCCGTTGCCGCGGAGCATCTCGGCGAACTCGCCCATCATCGCGGCGAGCTTGTCGGGCTGGATGGCCTTCATGACGGGCAGCAGCTCGTCGAGCACCTGCTGGAGCTCGGCGGCCTCGGCCGAGTCGTCCTGATGGATGACGTCCCCTGCCCGCAGCCGGTTGCCGCTGGGGTCGGCGGGCTCCACCAGGGCGACGTAGCGCTCACCGAAGAGGGTCTTGGGCAGCAGCCGGGCGACCACGTTGTCCGGCAGCAGGTGCAGCACGCCGGGATCGAGAGCCAGGGAGAGGGCGGCGCCGTCCTCGGTGGCCCGGATCCGCTCGACGCGACCGACCGGCACGCCGTTGAGCTTCACGTCGGAGCCGCTCTGCATGGCGTTGCCGACGACGTCGGTGCGCAGGGTGACGGTCTCGCTGGGGACGAGCACCCGCTGGTAGGCGAGGTAGGCCACGGCCAGACCGGCCACGGCCAGCGCGAGGGCGCACACTCCCACCAGCAGGTCGCGGACCCTGCCCGGGCTGCCGAGGCCCCTC harbors:
- a CDS encoding MCE family protein; amino-acid sequence: MRGLGSPGRVRDLLVGVCALALAVAGLAVAYLAYQRVLVPSETVTLRTDVVGNAMQSGSDVKLNGVPVGRVERIRATEDGAALSLALDPGVLHLLPDNVVARLLPKTLFGERYVALVEPADPSGNRLRAGDVIHQDDSAEAAELQQVLDELLPVMKAIQPDKLAAMMGEFAEMLRGNGEEIGDTMALWQRYLTKLEPLVPQMADDLVRLGRVAEEWNVAAPDLLDALATMTTSAELLVDKQTQLRDVYASVIGSADTTAGWVGKNHQTITVLSKESRRALRATAPYASQFPCLFRAVRDYIPKMEQALGKGAGEPGLHAVLQVVPTRSRYLAGQDKVTYTKGTPKPRCPYVTGQVGTTPAPRVTLPGAAEADAVWPATSTPSDAASTDDPEAPAAIGPPPGATVQSYEYAMTGLGEANSPGENQLIAELIAPTQGMAPGDYPAWSSLLLGPTLRNTKVVLK